A single region of the Phaenicophaeus curvirostris isolate KB17595 chromosome 4, BPBGC_Pcur_1.0, whole genome shotgun sequence genome encodes:
- the TSPAN5 gene encoding tetraspanin-5, translated as MSGKHYKGPEVSCCIKYFIFGFNVIFWFLGIAFLGIGLWAWNEKGVLSNISSITDLGGFDPVWLFLVVGGVMFILGFAGCIGALRENTFLLKFFSVFLGIIFFLELTAGVLAFVFKDWIKDQLYFFINNNIRAYRDDIDLQNLIDFTQEYWQCCGAFGADDWNLNIYFNCTDSNASRERCGVPFSCCTKDPAEDVINTQCGYDARQKPEVDQQIVIYTKGCVPQFEKWLQDNLTIVAGIFIGIALLQIFGICLAQNLVSDIEAVRASW; from the exons ttcCTTGGCATAGCATTTCTTGGGATTGGATTGTGGGCATGGAATGAGAAG GGCGTGCTATCCAATATCTCCTCCATCACTGACCTGGGAGGCTTTGATCCAGTTTGGCTCTTCCTCGTGGTAGGAGGAGTTATGTTCATTTTGGGATTTGCAGGATGCATTGGAGCTTTGCGAGAAAATACCTTCCTTCTCAAATTT ttttctgtgtttcttggaattattttcttcttggagCTCACTGCTGGTGTTCTagcatttgttttcaaagactGGATAAAAGACCAGctgtatttctttataaacaACAACATCAGAGCATACAGAGATGACATTGATTTGCAAAATCTCATAGACTTCACACAGGAATAT TGGCAGTGCTGTGGGGCTTTTGGAGCTGATGACTGGAACCTTAATATTTACTTCAATTGCACCGATTCCAACGCAAGTCGAGAGCGCTGTGGTGTGCCATTCTCTTGCTGCACAAAAGACCCTGCG GAAGATGTTATTAATACTCAGTGTGGCTACGATGCAAGGCAAAAACCA GAAGTTGATCAGCAGATTGTTATCTACACTAAGGGCTGTGTCCCTCAGTTTGAGAAATGGTTGCAGGACAATCTTACCATAGTTGCTGGTATATTCATTGGGATAGCGTTACTGCAG ATATTTGGGATATGCTTAGCCCAGAATTTGGTTAGTGACATTGAGGCTGTCAGAGCCAGCTGGTAA